The region GGGGAGTTTGGGGGTTAGGCAGTGTATTCATCCGACCTCTGAGATGCGACTGACAATTTGCAAGATCCATTCTTGCCCCTGTTGGGACAAACCGACAATCACCGCCAGAACCAGACAGCTGACAAAGGTGAGCCCCAAGATAAACAGGGCAAATAGCTCCCCCGGCGAGAGGGGGCGATCGTCGGTCGGCACAGCAGTGGAACGCACAGACCCCTGAGCGCGGGAAGAGGCACCTATCGCCGTCGTGCTTAGCGGTTTTGACTGTGACCGCAGGCGCAATTGCAAGTCATACCACTGCCGTTGCTCTGGGTTAGTCAGCACTGCGTAGGCCTCATTGAGGCGATGAAACTCCTCGCGGGCGATCGCCAGCGGCAAGGTCGTCGTATCAGGGTGGTAGAGCTTACTCTTTTCCCGATAAGCGCGGCGAATCTCTGCCAACGAGGCCGTGGGGGCCACCTCCAGGATGTCGTAGTGGGTTCGCGACGGGGACAGATGTGCCATGGCAAAGCTTACTTGACCAGATCGAAGATCTTGAACATGGGCAGGTACATCGCCACCAGGATTGACCCTACCATACCCCCTAATACCGCAATCATCAAGGGTTCCATCACACTTGTCAGGGACTTCACTGCCTGTTCCACTTCATCTTCATAGAAGTCGGCCACCTTCATCAGCATCTTGTCCAATTCCCCTGTCTCTTCGCCCACGTTAATCATCTGGGTCGCGAGAACTGGAAAGACCCGTTCCTTTTGCAGGGCAAGGCTGAGCATCCCCCCTGTCTGGACTTCTTTGGCTGCACGGTCAATGGCATTGGAGATCACTTGATTACCGGCTGTGGCACTGACAATCTCAAGGGAGCGCAAAATGGGCACCCCAGAACGAGACAGGGAACCAAAGGTGCGGCAGAAACGTGCCACCGCCGTTTTTTCCACCAAATCGCCAAAGAGAGGTAACTTGAGCAGCAAGCCATCAATCGTCAGGCGGCCATTAGGGGTCTTGTAGTAGAAGCGAATCCCCACAACCAAAGCCACGATAGCAACAATGAGCAACCCCATGTACTGAGGTGTGCGCAGGAATTGACTAAGAGCCACCATCATGGCTGTAAAGGCAGGCAATTCTCCCCCCAACTGCTTGAAAATTCCCTCAAACACAGGAATCAGGAAAATCACCATCCCTAGAAAAATGCCCACCGCCAGCAGCCCCACCACCACGGGATAGGTCAAAGCAGACTTAATCTGGTTGTTGAGGCGAGCTTGATCCTCTAGTAACTTTGACAGACGGTTGAGCACTTCGTCGAGAACCCCCCCCCGTTTCCCCCGCTTGGATCATGGCCACAAATAAGTTATCAAAGGCCTCTGGATGGGGGCGCATGGCATCGGCTAGGGTACTCCCCTGCTGAATATCATTGTTGACCGCCATGAGGATTTTTTTCAGTTTTGGGTTGGTACATTGATCCGCCAATACACCGATCCCGCGCACCAAGGCCACGCCTGCATTCACCAGTGCCGCAAACTGGCGGGCAAAGATGGCCCGATCCTTCACCGTAATTTTCGCGAGGAAGCTGAGGTCAAGGTCGGACTGGAGGGTGAATTTTTTCGCCTCCTTGACCTCCAAAACCTGTACCCCTTGCAATTGCAAGGCCATACGTGCTTCCCGTGGTGTCGCAGCGTCTTCGCGGACAGTCCTGTACTTGCCTTCGGCATCCCGTATCCGCACTTCGTAGGTTGCCATGACCCAATACCCCTTCTCAATGATGACTCACTAGCGTGCTACTGCCGCCGGTGTACCGCTACCAATAAGACGTTGCAGCTCGTCCTGACGCGAAGACTTGGCCATTGCTGCTTCATAGGTGATGATGCCGGCACGATAATAATCGGCCAGCACCTTTTCAAGAGTTTGCATCCCCAGCTTGCCACCCGTTTGAATTGCCGAATAAATCTGTGACGTCTTGCCTTCGCGAATCAGGTTGGAGATAGCAGGGGTAACCACCATGATCTCTTGCGCCATAATCCGTCCAAATTCACCGGGCTTGGGATTTTTCTTCGGAACCAGTGTCTGGCTAAAGACGGCTACCAAGGAGTTGGACAACTGGACGCGAATTTGCTGTTGCTGCTCAGGGGGAAACACATCCACCATGCGGTCAACGGTTTGTGCTGCTGAACTGGTGTGCAACGTACCAAAGACCAAGTGACCTGTTTCCGCTGCTGTGATGGCAAGCTGAATCGTTTCCAAGTCGCGCATCTCACCCACGAGGATAATGTCGGGGTCTTCCCGCAGCGCTGCCCGTAGGGCATTGGCAAAACTCTTGGTGTCTTCCCCCACCTGCCGCTGGTGGATCAGGCTCTTGATTGGTTCATAGACAAACTCAATCGGGTCTTCAATCGTCAGAATATGCTCAGCGCGGGTTTTGTTGATCAGGTCAATCATTGCCGCCAAGGTTGTGGTTTTCCCTGATCCCGTCGGCCCAGTCACCAGAATCAAGCCCCGTGGCCGCTCACTCATTTCGCGAACAATGTTGGGCAAGCCCAACTGCTCAAACGTGGGAATTTTGGAACTCAAAGCCCGCAAGCAAGCGGCATAGGTCCCCCGATCTTTATAGACATTGACGCGGAACCGGGCTAAACCCCGCACGCCATAGGAGCAGTCCAACTCCCAGTTTTGCTCTAGGTGCTTGCGTTGGGTATTGTTGAGCATACTGAAGATCAGGCGCTGGCATTGCTCTGGGGTAAGGGGCTCGTAATCCATTGGGGTTAATTTACCGCTGATGCGTACGTAGGGGGGGATACCTGCTGAAATGTGCAAGTCTGAACCACCGTTGGCCACGACCTGCTCCATGAGATCCTCAATCATCAACTCCATAGGGTGCTCCTCGTTTGGTCGTTAAAAGGTTACTGTCTAGCTTTAGTTTCCTGTAACTTCACTGCTGGTTTAATCTAGAAAGCGGGGAGTCATGCAATAGGGACAATCCAACCACTCAGGCGCCAGTTCAGCACCACAACCGCGACAGGTCAGCGAGCTCTTCCGCTTGGCTTTCAGCTCTGCCTCTAGCCCAGTGTCTGTAAAGGTCACCCGCTCCACCTCCTCAAAGGTTGTCAGTCCCTGTTTAACAAGCTCCAAGCTGTAGGCCAACAGGGTTTTCATCCCCTCTTCGACGGCGGCTTCTTTAATTTGCTCGGTGGGGGCAGCTTCTGTAATCAGGCGTTGTAGCCGTTCGGTCACCCGCATGATTTCATAAACACCAACCCGTCCTTTGTAGCCTACGCCACCACATTTACTACAGATGGGTTGGCCACTGGCTTTGGCCGCTTGAATCTGCTCGGGTGTGAGTTTATTGGCTTTGTAGAGGGTGAGGTTAACGTCCTTAGAGGCTGATAGTCCAAAACGGGCTAGTTCTTCAGGGGTAGGGGTGTAGGGAATGCGACACTCACTGCATACCCGCCGCATGAGGCGCTGTGCCACGACACCAATCAGGGAAGCGGAAACCATGAAAGGCTCAATTCCCATTTCCGAAAGGCGGGCGATCGCGCTCGGCGCATCGTTGGTGTGCAGGGTGGTTAACACCAAGTGACCCGTCAGGGCAGCTTCAATAGCGGTTTTTGCTGTTTCCTTGTCGCGGGTTTCCCCCACCAGAATGACATCGGGGTCTTGGCGGAGAAAGGCCCGTAGAATTGAGGCAAAGTCCATGCCCTTTTCCCGAATGACCTGCACCTGCGTCAGGCCCGGCAGGGTGTATTCAATCGGGTCTTCTGCTGTACTGATGTTGACACCGGGGCTATTACATTCGGCGAGTGCTGAGTACAGGGTGGTGGTTTTCCCTGAACCCGTCGGACCTGTAACGAGGATGAGACCAAAGGGGCGCTTGGTCATTTCCCGCACGATGGCAAGACTCTCAGGGTCGGTAATCAGTTTGTCGAGACCCAATTGAGTGGCGGAGTTATCGAGAATCCGCAAACACACTTTCTCACCCCAGCGGCTGGGGAGGGTATTCACGCGGAAGTCCACCCGTCGCCCTTGGAACATTTTGCGGATACGACCATCTTGGGGGGCACGCCGCTCCGCAATATCGAGGTCAGCCAAGATCTTGAAGCGAGAAACTACCGCTGGCACGATTTTCTTTGGCAGTGGATCAAAGGCTTGGTGGAGCACCCCATCTTTGCGGAAACGAATCCGCAGGTATTCCTCCTGGGGTTCGACGTGGATGTCAGAGACCCCTTCGGTGAGCGCCTTGGCTAGGATTTTGTTCACCAGGGCAATAATGGGCGCATCCTCTGCCCCCCTTAAGGCTTCAGCGAGGTCAACTTCCTGTTCCCCTGCCACCTCTTCGAGGCCGCCTATGGCTTCGATGTCTTCTTCAATGTTGAGGTCACCGATCTCGGCAGGGGCATTTTTGCTGGCGGCGGTTTCTGCCACCTGCTTATTGAGAATCGGATCAATGAGGCGTTGGTAGTCCTCTAGGGTAATTACCATCCGCTTGAGGGTGAGGTTATGACTGCGCAGCAGACGGGTAAGGTTGTCAATGGCTTGGAGGTTGTCGGGATCGACCATCGCCACCAACAGATAGGGGGGGTCGGCATCCAGGTGCTTGGCAATGGGAATGACTTGGTAGGTGCGGCAGGTGTCAATGGGTACAATTGTGGCAATCAGTTCCTCGATTTGCTCAGTGGGGAAACGATTGAGTTCGGGATCGAGGCAATCAACCCCATAGATGACTTTGAGTTCAAAAAGCTGTTGTTTGTGGTACTGGCGTAACACATCGGGGGGCATCGTGGTGCCCGTAATCTCCTGCAACACGGCTACTAGGGACTTGCCAGTTTTGCGGGCGGTGTTCATAGCTTCCCGCACTTGATCGATACTGGCGTAACCGGAAGCAACAATGGCCCGTTCTGTGGGGCTAGCGGCTCTACCCCGTACGGTAAGTGCTTTGCGAGAGGAAGATGGGGATGTGTTGACCATAGGGCATGTTGGGGTATCGATGGCTTGCCTACTATAGTAGCAACAACCTTCCCAGAGATTTCATGGGTATTTTCACGGTTTATTTTTATTGACATTTTTGTCGGCAATTCTGGTGATGAATGTTTCGCAACCGCGATCGCCAGGTTTTGCATAGGCTGAAAATGATTGACAGTCCTGCGGCACATTAGAAACTACGAGTTATCCTTTCTCCCTGTGAGCGCGTCCTCTCAATTCCCTCATGATCCTGTGGAGGTTTGCTCTATGCGTGTCAAAGACGTGATTTTCCCCCTACTGGCAGTTGGCTTTGTCTTTGTCGGTTTTGGCGATCGCTTTTTGCCAGCACCTTTGAGCACAGCAAGTGCCAGTACCCGCGAGCAATTGAATGGCTTTCTCAAGGGAATGTTTAGGGGGTTTTCCACCTATAACCGCTACCATAAAACGGAGGAGATGATTCGCCAAGCAGAACAAGCCGAGAGAAAAAAGTAAATGCGTCGCTTTTTACTCTTTTTACTCTGGATGATCAGCAGTGGGGCGATCGCCCTCTTTTCCGTACAGAATGCAAAAGCAGTGTCCCTAAAATTTTTATTTTGGCAATCCATTGAGATGCCCCTGGGCTTGCTCCTGATCTTTGTGGCAGCGATCGCCCTGTGGGTGCCCTATTTAGCCCGTCCGCTGCGGCCATGAAGGGCCAACCCCTGCTGTTCATCCTGCTGGTGATGGTTTTATTCTTGATGGGGCAACCCAAAATTGCGGCAATTTCGGCCTCACCCCTAGCCCTAGAAGTCAATCCCGCCGATCCCCAAGCCAGTGATGTGGGCAAGGGAATGCCGCTAACCCCTTTTCGCACTATTGGTGCTGCCTTGGCGTGGGCCCAGGCCCACGATCGCCCCATAGATATTTACATTCATGGCGGGATTTATCGGGAGGCCCTAGGAGCCATTCGGCATCGGCAGACGCCCCTTCGACTGCTGGCTAAGGCGGGCGATCGCGTGATTTTGCGCGGCAGTCAACGATGGTCAGATTGGCAAGCGGTCTCTAGTACCCCGAACTTCACCATTTACCGTCACCCTTGGACATTGGCTTGGGGCTTTTCGGGTAATCCCTGGACAGCGTTTGATATTGACTTACCCCCAGTGGCACAGCGGGGCGAACTGGTGTGGTGGCAAAAGACTCCCCTGCGGCAGCGGCTCTCCTTCCTAGAGTTGCAGGGCAATGATTTCTACGTGGATGATACAGAGCAGCAACTGTATGTGGCACTGCCTGCCGGCGTCTTACCCAGTGAATTAGAAGTCGCTGTTCACCGTGAGGCTTTACGAATTTTAAACAGTGGTTTGATCAGTTTGGTGGGGTTACGCTTTGAACACTATGGCGGCACATTTACCCAAGCGGTGCGCATTGAACGCAGCCATGACATTGAGGTCAAAGACTGTACTTTTTGGGCAAATAATTGGGGCGGCCTCGAAAGTCACCAGAGCAATCGCCTGCGGGTGGAGCGAACCCAGTTTCTGCAAAATGGCTGGCGGGGCATGGCGGGGGTTCATTTGCAGGACTTCACGGTGCAACAGGTGCTTGTCCAAGGGAATAACTGGCGGGGGGGATGGGCAGGCT is a window of Thermosynechococcus vestitus BP-1 DNA encoding:
- a CDS encoding type IV pilus twitching motility protein PilT, with translation MELMIEDLMEQVVANGGSDLHISAGIPPYVRISGKLTPMDYEPLTPEQCQRLIFSMLNNTQRKHLEQNWELDCSYGVRGLARFRVNVYKDRGTYAACLRALSSKIPTFEQLGLPNIVREMSERPRGLILVTGPTGSGKTTTLAAMIDLINKTRAEHILTIEDPIEFVYEPIKSLIHQRQVGEDTKSFANALRAALREDPDIILVGEMRDLETIQLAITAAETGHLVFGTLHTSSAAQTVDRMVDVFPPEQQQQIRVQLSNSLVAVFSQTLVPKKNPKPGEFGRIMAQEIMVVTPAISNLIREGKTSQIYSAIQTGGKLGMQTLEKVLADYYRAGIITYEAAMAKSSRQDELQRLIGSGTPAAVAR
- a CDS encoding GspE/PulE family protein, which gives rise to MVNTSPSSSRKALTVRGRAASPTERAIVASGYASIDQVREAMNTARKTGKSLVAVLQEITGTTMPPDVLRQYHKQQLFELKVIYGVDCLDPELNRFPTEQIEELIATIVPIDTCRTYQVIPIAKHLDADPPYLLVAMVDPDNLQAIDNLTRLLRSHNLTLKRMVITLEDYQRLIDPILNKQVAETAASKNAPAEIGDLNIEEDIEAIGGLEEVAGEQEVDLAEALRGAEDAPIIALVNKILAKALTEGVSDIHVEPQEEYLRIRFRKDGVLHQAFDPLPKKIVPAVVSRFKILADLDIAERRAPQDGRIRKMFQGRRVDFRVNTLPSRWGEKVCLRILDNSATQLGLDKLITDPESLAIVREMTKRPFGLILVTGPTGSGKTTTLYSALAECNSPGVNISTAEDPIEYTLPGLTQVQVIREKGMDFASILRAFLRQDPDVILVGETRDKETAKTAIEAALTGHLVLTTLHTNDAPSAIARLSEMGIEPFMVSASLIGVVAQRLMRRVCSECRIPYTPTPEELARFGLSASKDVNLTLYKANKLTPEQIQAAKASGQPICSKCGGVGYKGRVGVYEIMRVTERLQRLITEAAPTEQIKEAAVEEGMKTLLAYSLELVKQGLTTFEEVERVTFTDTGLEAELKAKRKSSLTCRGCGAELAPEWLDCPYCMTPRFLD
- a CDS encoding right-handed parallel beta-helix repeat-containing protein; the encoded protein is MGALFSPSAAAMKGQPLLFILLVMVLFLMGQPKIAAISASPLALEVNPADPQASDVGKGMPLTPFRTIGAALAWAQAHDRPIDIYIHGGIYREALGAIRHRQTPLRLLAKAGDRVILRGSQRWSDWQAVSSTPNFTIYRHPWTLAWGFSGNPWTAFDIDLPPVAQRGELVWWQKTPLRQRLSFLELQGNDFYVDDTEQQLYVALPAGVLPSELEVAVHREALRILNSGLISLVGLRFEHYGGTFTQAVRIERSHDIEVKDCTFWANNWGGLESHQSNRLRVERTQFLQNGWRGMAGVHLQDFTVQQVLVQGNNWRGGWAGFYDWDAGEKYFHLRRAVFDHYRAIGNQAAGLWLDTDNQNVKIRRSQFVGNAVVGLFLEAGTGPVTIEDSLIAYNYSVAPNYLQTPGIFGWAAAHVTLRRNWIWQNQGAQIGVRDLSPRTLTLPETGEEVTIRSQDWHLEGNWIGSHQEPLLTTLKGEAFLQTLRLEDNHWWSHAPYPFRLEGENVTWSQWQERYGHPSDRWLLP
- a CDS encoding J domain-containing protein; translated protein: MAHLSPSRTHYDILEVAPTASLAEIRRAYREKSKLYHPDTTTLPLAIAREEFHRLNEAYAVLTNPEQRQWYDLQLRLRSQSKPLSTTAIGASSRAQGSVRSTAVPTDDRPLSPGELFALFILGLTFVSCLVLAVIVGLSQQGQEWILQIVSRISEVG
- a CDS encoding lipopolysaccharide assembly protein LapA domain-containing protein produces the protein MRRFLLFLLWMISSGAIALFSVQNAKAVSLKFLFWQSIEMPLGLLLIFVAAIALWVPYLARPLRP